The sequence TTCTTAAGGAGACTGTCTTGGAATCCTTTCGGTACAACTATGGCTGCGTAGATTCTCCCTGTGCCTAGTGAGGATATGGCGATGTCGACCCTGAATCCGTCCACCAGATTGTCGAAGTCCCCAGATTGAGCCAAAACCTCCCTCAACAAGGTCGATGTCCATGTCATGTCTTCATCGATGAAGGCTATTGCAACCTTTGCTGTTGGAGAGAATCGGCTTGTCGCACTGCCGCTGGCTCCTCCCAAGGACGATGTGAAGAATAGAGGTAAGATCACGAGGGAGATCAGCATGGCAGTTCGGCTGCGCCTGAACTGCCTAAACTCGTTGGCTGCTACAGCCAAGATATCCCTAAGAGGTGTTAGACTCAAGAACCATCCTCCAAAATCTGGTTGTGAATAAAATGATTTGGCTGGGGGATGTGACGCTATCTTTTTGCGGACATCTCGAGGAAACGGTCTATCTCCTCTTCACCTCCAGTCAAGGATACGAAGGCCTCCTCGAGCGTAGGCTCGACCGGGCGTACGCTCCTAACTCTCGCGCCTGAGTTTATAAGGAGTTTAACTATTTCTTCGGAGATATCTCCACCACGAACACATGAGACGCGGAGGATAGGATCCTCATAAGTGACTTTAGAGACATCGTCGTAGGCCTTTATCTTATCTATGAGGCCAGATTGAAGGTTTGGTGTCTCAACCTCTATGACTGAGAGTTCGGAGATGCTGCGGGTTAGGTCGCTCGGCCTACCTATCTGGATCAGCCTACCTTCATAGATTATCCCTACTCGGTCACAGATCTTCTCAGGCTCCTCCATGATGTGAGTTGTCCAGACGACTGTCACACCTTGATCGCACAATTTTCTTGTAAACTCTCGTAGGGCGATTGCTGTCTGGGGGTCAAGTCCCGAAGTGACCTCGTCCAAAAATAGGACCTTGGGGCTATGTATCAGGGCCGCAACGATCATCGACTTCTTGAACCATCCCGACGACAGGGCTTTGACCTGCCTCGTCGCTTTATCATTGAATTTGAATAGTTCGAATAGTTCTCTGATTCTATCCTCAGCCTTGGCCTTTGGTAGGCCGTATAACTTGGCAAGCAGCCTAAGGTTCTCCTCAACCGTCAGGTCCTTATAAAGGAGGACTCCATCTGAGACTACGCCTATATTCCTCCTTACATTCGCAGGCTCCGTCGCAACATCGTAGCCTGCGACTTTAGCTTGGCCTCTCGTCGGCTCTATCAGTGTGCAGAGCATACGGACGGTCGTAGTCTTACCTGCGCCGTTCGGCCCGAGTAGTCCGAAGAGTTCACCGGCTTCAACTTCC is a genomic window of Candidatus Bathyarchaeota archaeon containing:
- a CDS encoding ABC transporter ATP-binding protein produces the protein MSEFDIVTRGLTKVFGHFTAVDNLNLEVEAGELFGLLGPNGAGKTTTVRMLCTLIEPTRGQAKVAGYDVATEPANVRRNIGVVSDGVLLYKDLTVEENLRLLAKLYGLPKAKAEDRIRELFELFKFNDKATRQVKALSSGWFKKSMIVAALIHSPKVLFLDEVTSGLDPQTAIALREFTRKLCDQGVTVVWTTHIMEEPEKICDRVGIIYEGRLIQIGRPSDLTRSISELSVIEVETPNLQSGLIDKIKAYDDVSKVTYEDPILRVSCVRGGDISEEIVKLLINSGARVRSVRPVEPTLEEAFVSLTGGEEEIDRFLEMSAKR